A single genomic interval of Helianthus annuus cultivar XRQ/B chromosome 6, HanXRQr2.0-SUNRISE, whole genome shotgun sequence harbors:
- the LOC110944786 gene encoding uncharacterized protein LOC110944786, whose translation MPEFWALTTIILLAFWSILTETVTLRFSADNLNRFSDDFDILMSLVILEVEERVKVVEHMWDVYVNSRRINLQRFWQDAFVATYKDLTSDVVEMREAAIMEIAKMSFWFIDLDLSPPQSTVVNFDGDRLLGTGRLNSGGVEVVVVRWGVCRWWEWSGKVYGGGVRSSGDGPAIR comes from the exons ATGCCG GAATTTTGGGCGTTAACAACCATCATCCTCCTCGCATTCTGGTCAATCCTCACCGAAACTGTCACTCTCCGCTTCTCCGCCGACAATCTCAATCGTTTCTCCGACGATTTCGACATACTTATGAGTTT AGTGATTTTG GAGGTTGAGGAGAGGGTGAAGGTTGTTGAGCATATGTGGGATGTGTATGTTAATAGCCGTCGGATCAATTTGCAACGGTTCTGGCAGGATGCGTTTGTGGCTACTTATAAGGATTTGACTAGTGATGTAGTTGAAATGAGAGAAGCTGCTATAATGGAGATTGCTAAGATGTCTTTTTGGTTTATTGATCTTGATCTATCGCCTCCACAATCAACGGTTGTTAATTTTGATGGAGACCGGCTTTTAGGTACCGGTCGATTAAACAGTGGGGgtgtggaggtggtggtggtccgGTGGGGTGTGTGCAGGTGGTGGGAGTGGTCCGGTAAGGTGTATGGCGGTGGTGTTCGGTCTAGTGGTGATGGTCCGGCAATTAGATAG